The Tardiphaga alba genome includes a window with the following:
- a CDS encoding hydroxyacid dehydrogenase: MATNKKKLLITESLSPQGRALFDARDDIETIEFSNLISAPDFLKLIETHAPVHGAALGATRFGAPELEASKDLKVVARIGVGYDAVDVPALSTRKVPLMIAGTANSPSVAEQALFMMLTLAKRAAELHAMVKEGKWATRFTALPFDLFGKTVLIVGFGRIGSRTATRCQAMEMNVLVYDPYVSADAIKAAGYEPVKDLDAAVAQADFVTLHCPKTPETTGLFDAARIGKMKPTAYLINTARGGIVVEAALYDALTSGKLAGAGLDVFEAEPPPLGHTLFELPNVIIAPHVAGVTREALDRMGLQTARNMLSALDGEPIRANVVNTDVLD, from the coding sequence ATGGCGACCAACAAGAAGAAACTTCTGATCACCGAGTCCCTGTCGCCGCAAGGCCGCGCGTTGTTCGATGCACGCGACGACATCGAGACGATCGAGTTCAGCAACCTGATTTCCGCGCCAGACTTCCTCAAGCTGATCGAAACCCATGCGCCGGTTCATGGCGCGGCACTCGGCGCCACGCGCTTCGGCGCACCGGAACTCGAAGCCAGCAAAGACCTGAAAGTCGTGGCGCGTATCGGCGTCGGCTATGATGCCGTGGACGTGCCGGCACTCAGCACGCGCAAGGTGCCACTGATGATCGCAGGCACCGCCAATTCGCCTTCCGTCGCCGAACAGGCACTGTTCATGATGCTGACCCTGGCCAAGCGCGCCGCCGAGCTGCATGCCATGGTGAAGGAAGGAAAATGGGCGACGCGCTTCACCGCGCTGCCTTTCGACCTGTTCGGCAAGACCGTTCTCATCGTCGGCTTCGGCCGTATCGGCAGCCGCACGGCGACGCGCTGCCAGGCGATGGAAATGAACGTGCTGGTCTATGATCCCTACGTCTCCGCCGATGCCATCAAGGCTGCGGGCTACGAGCCGGTGAAGGACCTGGACGCCGCCGTGGCGCAGGCGGACTTCGTCACCCTGCACTGCCCGAAGACACCAGAAACCACCGGCCTGTTCGACGCAGCGCGGATCGGCAAGATGAAGCCGACCGCCTATCTCATCAACACCGCACGCGGCGGCATCGTGGTCGAGGCCGCGCTGTATGACGCACTGACATCAGGCAAGCTCGCCGGCGCGGGTCTCGATGTGTTCGAGGCCGAACCGCCGCCGCTCGGCCATACACTGTTCGAACTGCCCAACGTGATCATCGCCCCGCATGTGGCCGGTGTCACCCGCGAGGCGCTCGACCGCATGGGCCTGCAGACTGCCCGCAACATGCTCAGTGCGCTCGACGGCGAACCGATCCGCGCCAATGTCGTGAATACCGACGTACTGGACTGA
- a CDS encoding DUF2147 domain-containing protein: protein MKRFAAIAAILLATTAAQAADTYSFDIGGQSVTIDAPKDCNSADCVSISIPGVFEYNTKRIRRDRDRDNRESNTAPSPREERVRPAPPPTTAQPAQPAPAPVAAAPAAPATTATPPALSSAPSSNTPATAEPAKPAPSTVVANTPAADPAVKPAPSPVAAASPLGIWMTEKNEGKIRIENCGSDICGYAMDKKTEANGEKILINMKPGDSKWAGKIYDPKSGSTYDSTIALKGNDSLRVQGCAFGGMFCGGQTWTRVN from the coding sequence ATGAAGCGCTTCGCCGCTATTGCCGCCATCCTGCTGGCCACGACTGCCGCCCAGGCAGCCGACACCTATTCCTTCGACATCGGCGGCCAGTCCGTCACCATCGATGCGCCGAAAGACTGCAACTCTGCGGATTGCGTGTCGATCTCGATCCCGGGCGTGTTCGAATACAACACCAAGCGCATTCGCCGCGATCGTGACCGCGACAACCGCGAGAGCAACACGGCGCCATCCCCCAGGGAAGAGCGCGTGCGGCCCGCCCCGCCACCGACAACGGCTCAGCCTGCGCAACCGGCTCCAGCGCCGGTCGCAGCGGCCCCTGCAGCGCCCGCGACCACTGCCACGCCGCCGGCGCTATCAAGCGCGCCGTCGAGCAACACGCCTGCCACAGCGGAGCCCGCAAAGCCCGCGCCATCGACCGTTGTCGCCAATACACCGGCTGCTGATCCTGCCGTGAAGCCGGCACCGTCACCGGTGGCAGCCGCTTCGCCGCTCGGCATCTGGATGACCGAGAAGAACGAAGGCAAGATCCGCATCGAAAATTGCGGCAGTGATATCTGCGGTTATGCCATGGACAAGAAGACCGAAGCCAATGGCGAAAAGATCCTGATCAACATGAAGCCGGGCGACAGCAAATGGGCCGGCAAGATCTACGATCCCAAGAGCGGCAGCACCTATGACTCGACCATCGCGCTGAAGGGCAACGACTCCCTGCGCGTACAAGGTTGCGCCTTCGGCGGCATGTTCTGCGGCGGCCAGACCTGGACGCGGGTGAACTAA
- a CDS encoding 5-oxoprolinase subunit C family protein — protein sequence MSKLIVASVSPGTSVQDIGRFGAQRYGLVPSGAVDRLAMAAANALLGNPLFAATIELGPLNSVFTAKGGAVRVALTGALRPADVAGSSVAVNTTVTLADGESLNIGVARSGTFGYLAIEGGVRGEPMFGSLAVNARAGLGSPYPRPLQAGDELLVATASATTEKRIELPSPGEGPIRVVMGPQDDEFADGKDLFLNSEWKISATSDRMGYRLEGPAIKHLHGHNIVSDGTVNGSIQVPGNGQPIVLMPDRGTSGGYPKIATVISADLGRFGQTQPGMPFRFKAVTMAEAQAAYRAHAELLQSLPSRVHDSNILMLDIKALLNANVAGTAIDAINDATWQAAANS from the coding sequence ATGAGCAAGCTGATCGTCGCTTCCGTGAGCCCCGGCACATCGGTGCAGGATATCGGCCGTTTTGGCGCACAGCGTTATGGCCTCGTGCCATCCGGTGCTGTCGATCGCCTTGCGATGGCGGCAGCCAATGCATTGCTCGGCAATCCGCTCTTCGCTGCCACCATCGAACTCGGCCCGCTGAATTCCGTCTTCACCGCGAAGGGCGGCGCCGTCCGCGTCGCACTGACCGGCGCGTTGCGGCCGGCCGATGTCGCAGGCTCCTCGGTTGCCGTGAACACGACGGTCACGCTGGCTGACGGTGAAAGCCTGAACATCGGCGTCGCCCGCTCCGGCACCTTCGGCTATCTCGCCATCGAAGGCGGTGTGCGTGGCGAGCCGATGTTCGGCAGCCTCGCCGTCAATGCACGTGCCGGCCTCGGCAGCCCCTATCCGCGACCGCTGCAGGCTGGCGACGAATTGCTGGTCGCGACAGCAAGCGCGACAACGGAGAAACGCATCGAACTGCCGTCACCCGGCGAAGGCCCGATCCGCGTCGTGATGGGACCGCAGGACGACGAATTCGCGGACGGCAAGGACTTGTTCCTGAACAGCGAATGGAAGATTTCCGCCACCAGCGACCGCATGGGCTACCGCCTCGAAGGTCCAGCAATCAAGCACCTTCATGGCCACAACATCGTCTCCGACGGCACCGTGAACGGCTCGATCCAGGTGCCCGGCAACGGCCAGCCCATCGTGCTGATGCCGGATCGCGGCACATCCGGCGGCTATCCGAAAATCGCGACGGTGATCTCCGCCGATCTCGGCCGCTTCGGCCAGACCCAGCCGGGCATGCCGTTCCGTTTCAAGGCCGTCACCATGGCGGAGGCGCAAGCCGCGTATCGCGCGCATGCAGAGCTCCTGCAGAGCCTGCCGTCGCGCGTCCACGATTCCAACATCCTGATGCTCGACATCAAGGCCCTGCTCAACGCCAACGTCGCCGGTACCGCCATCGACGCCATCAATGACGCGACCTGGCAAGCCGCTGCCAACAGCTGA
- a CDS encoding (R)-mandelonitrile lyase, with amino-acid sequence MKLFPAGSRPTKRAPDEYFTGTVWQDPVVVAEAPARLVTFRVSFEPGARTAWHTHPFGQTLYVTDGVGRFQTEGHPIIEIKPGDTVWIPPGEKHWHGAAPETGMVHIAMQEALDGKTADWMEKVTDEQYGKAIG; translated from the coding sequence ATGAAGCTTTTTCCTGCAGGTTCGCGTCCGACAAAACGGGCGCCGGACGAGTATTTTACGGGCACGGTCTGGCAGGATCCGGTCGTTGTCGCGGAAGCGCCGGCACGGCTGGTGACGTTTCGCGTGAGTTTTGAGCCGGGCGCGCGCACCGCCTGGCACACGCATCCGTTCGGCCAGACGCTGTATGTGACCGACGGCGTCGGCCGCTTCCAGACCGAAGGCCATCCCATCATCGAGATCAAGCCGGGCGATACCGTGTGGATTCCGCCGGGTGAAAAACACTGGCACGGCGCTGCGCCGGAGACCGGCATGGTTCACATCGCCATGCAGGAAGCGCTCGACGGCAAGACAGCGGACTGGATGGAGAAGGTGACCGACGAGCAGTATGGCAAGGCTATCGGGTAA
- a CDS encoding ribonuclease activity regulator RraA, which produces MSLSPEVVATLSKISTATITTVLLKKGLRNVWMRGAKPLRPGMPRLVGPAFTLRFVPAREDLATPESWSSPISTRTAIEAMPEGCIAVVDAMGITDAGIFGDILCARMQKRGVAALVSDGVVRDIEGVLGTNLPVWCDGFAAPASVTGLTFVGWGEPIGCGGVAVFPDDIIVADQDGAVVIPKAFLDHVLAEGEEQERMEAWIVNEVNNGAALPGLYPMNAETKARYAASKK; this is translated from the coding sequence ATGTCCCTGTCTCCTGAAGTCGTTGCCACCCTGTCCAAGATCTCCACCGCCACCATCACCACGGTGCTGTTGAAGAAAGGGCTGCGCAATGTCTGGATGCGGGGCGCAAAACCGTTGCGTCCGGGCATGCCGCGCCTCGTCGGCCCCGCCTTCACGCTGCGTTTCGTCCCGGCCCGCGAGGACCTCGCTACGCCGGAATCCTGGTCGTCGCCGATCTCCACCCGCACTGCCATCGAGGCGATGCCGGAAGGCTGCATCGCCGTGGTGGATGCCATGGGCATCACCGATGCCGGCATCTTTGGCGACATCCTCTGCGCGCGCATGCAGAAGCGTGGTGTTGCCGCGCTGGTATCCGACGGCGTGGTGCGTGATATCGAAGGCGTGCTCGGCACCAATCTCCCGGTCTGGTGCGATGGTTTTGCGGCGCCGGCTTCGGTGACCGGTCTGACCTTCGTCGGCTGGGGCGAACCGATCGGCTGCGGCGGCGTTGCCGTTTTCCCGGATGACATCATCGTCGCCGATCAGGATGGCGCCGTCGTCATTCCCAAGGCCTTCCTCGATCACGTTCTCGCTGAAGGCGAAGAGCAGGAGCGCATGGAAGCCTGGATCGTCAACGAGGTGAATAACGGCGCCGCGCTGCCCGGCCTCTATCCGATGAACGCCGAGACCAAGGCGCGCTACGCCGCGTCGAAGAAGTAA
- a CDS encoding DUF930 domain-containing protein, translating into MKNFALGVLVAVGIVGVSPTLAKSSRNDQMLKLDPATRVEQRCDARAMGIVGREHKGYRPDEFVAYAFAEPVIRGTQIKAPGGAIRSGGKWYRLAYVCETSSDGLEVKSFSYQLGAEVPRSEWDAHYLVPR; encoded by the coding sequence ATGAAAAATTTCGCTCTTGGCGTTCTCGTCGCCGTCGGAATCGTCGGCGTGTCGCCCACGCTCGCTAAATCTTCGCGCAACGATCAAATGCTGAAACTCGATCCGGCGACGCGCGTCGAGCAGCGTTGCGATGCGCGCGCGATGGGTATCGTTGGCCGCGAGCATAAGGGGTATCGGCCCGACGAATTCGTTGCCTATGCCTTCGCGGAGCCCGTCATCCGCGGAACCCAGATCAAAGCTCCCGGCGGTGCGATCCGCTCCGGCGGCAAATGGTACAGACTGGCTTATGTCTGCGAAACCTCATCCGATGGTCTCGAAGTGAAATCGTTCAGCTATCAGCTTGGCGCCGAAGTCCCGCGCAGCGAGTGGGATGCGCACTATCTCGTCCCAAGGTGA
- a CDS encoding dihydrofolate reductase family protein — protein sequence MRKLIVGAFTSLDGVMQAPGGPEEDPIGGFSFGGWAAPYFDETMGAEVGELFSAPFDLLLGRKTYDIFAAHWPYAKPDDPIGPLFDRINKYVATRNRGFETNWQNSHILGADAVEAVRQLKREDGPNLLTQGSTDFLKTLFAHGLVDEINVYVFPILLGRGKRLFGDASQPTALKLVSSKTTASGITANRYVPSGAVTTGSFEFEQPTEAELARRKNLT from the coding sequence ATGCGAAAGCTCATCGTCGGCGCCTTCACCAGCCTGGATGGCGTCATGCAGGCACCGGGCGGCCCCGAGGAGGACCCGATCGGCGGCTTCTCGTTTGGCGGCTGGGCGGCGCCCTATTTCGATGAAACCATGGGCGCCGAGGTCGGTGAGCTCTTCAGCGCGCCGTTCGATCTGCTGCTCGGCCGCAAGACCTACGATATCTTCGCCGCACACTGGCCCTATGCCAAACCGGACGATCCGATCGGTCCACTGTTCGACCGCATCAACAAGTATGTCGCGACACGCAATCGCGGCTTCGAGACAAACTGGCAGAACAGCCACATCCTCGGCGCGGATGCCGTGGAGGCGGTGCGCCAGCTAAAGCGCGAAGACGGCCCCAACCTGCTCACCCAGGGCTCCACGGATTTTTTGAAGACCCTGTTCGCGCATGGCCTGGTCGACGAGATCAATGTCTACGTCTTCCCGATCCTGCTCGGTCGCGGCAAGCGGTTGTTCGGTGACGCATCGCAGCCCACGGCGCTGAAGCTCGTGTCGTCGAAAACGACCGCGAGCGGCATCACCGCCAATCGCTATGTTCCATCCGGCGCTGTCACGACGGGCTCGTTCGAATTCGAACAGCCCACCGAAGCGGAACTGGCGCGGCGCAAGAACCTGACCTGA
- a CDS encoding LamB/YcsF family protein: MMTIDLNCDLGESFGMWEMGNDAAMIDLATSVNIACGYHAGDADVMRKTVQLAKARGVKIGAHPGYRDLHGFGRRPIVGLTALEIENLIAYQIGALQGIAAMEGYKVTHVKAHGAISNVACEDDMTARAIAAGIKAVDRNLTFVVLANSKLVTAGEAAGLPLAHEVFADRAYEDNGNLVSRKKEGAVLHDPKMIADRVVKMAQTGEVISITGKVIKMKMDTVCIHGDTHGAVEIGRQVRAGLQAAGIDVTPFTTVL, from the coding sequence ATCATGACCATCGATTTGAACTGCGACCTCGGCGAAAGCTTCGGCATGTGGGAGATGGGCAATGATGCCGCGATGATCGATCTCGCGACATCGGTGAACATCGCCTGCGGCTATCATGCCGGCGACGCCGATGTGATGCGCAAGACCGTGCAACTGGCCAAGGCGCGCGGCGTCAAGATCGGCGCGCATCCCGGCTATCGCGACCTGCATGGTTTCGGCCGCCGTCCCATTGTCGGCCTCACCGCGCTCGAGATCGAGAACCTGATCGCTTATCAGATCGGCGCCTTGCAGGGCATCGCTGCGATGGAAGGCTACAAGGTCACCCATGTGAAGGCGCATGGCGCGATCTCGAATGTCGCCTGCGAAGACGACATGACCGCCCGCGCCATTGCGGCAGGAATCAAGGCCGTCGATCGCAACCTCACTTTCGTGGTGCTGGCGAATTCGAAACTCGTCACCGCCGGTGAAGCCGCCGGCCTGCCGCTGGCACATGAGGTGTTTGCCGATCGTGCCTATGAAGACAACGGCAATCTGGTTTCGCGCAAGAAGGAAGGCGCGGTGCTGCACGATCCCAAAATGATCGCGGATCGCGTCGTGAAGATGGCGCAGACCGGCGAGGTCATTTCGATCACCGGCAAGGTCATCAAGATGAAAATGGACACCGTGTGCATCCATGGCGACACGCATGGCGCCGTGGAAATCGGCCGTCAGGTGCGGGCCGGACTGCAGGCCGCGG
- a CDS encoding outer membrane protein, protein MLSRIVTKAPQITDASYNWGGWYVGGHAGGVWGRSDVNSAFVNGTTPIANQQAFASSSTQFNPAGFNGGGQIGYNHQVDRWLFGVEVDASYTGLRQARSVTAPFPVGGTSFTATTATSADWSVTLRPRVGYTVDRTLFYLTGGLALTELNLSSSYVDTAGQSERTDFSKTAVGWVAGAGIEHAFTRNWSAKVEYLYTDFGKQKAASPLLTGAGTANGLVAHDVNLNTNTVRGGLNYHFGGPSVARY, encoded by the coding sequence ATGTTGTCACGCATTGTCACCAAAGCTCCGCAGATTACCGATGCCTCCTATAACTGGGGCGGCTGGTATGTCGGCGGCCATGCCGGCGGCGTCTGGGGGCGCAGCGACGTCAACAGTGCTTTCGTCAATGGCACGACGCCGATCGCCAATCAGCAGGCTTTTGCGTCGAGCTCAACGCAATTCAATCCTGCCGGTTTCAATGGCGGTGGCCAGATCGGCTACAACCATCAGGTCGATCGCTGGCTGTTCGGTGTCGAGGTCGATGCCAGCTATACCGGCTTACGTCAGGCCCGCAGCGTCACCGCTCCATTCCCCGTCGGTGGCACCTCATTCACGGCGACGACTGCGACAAGCGCCGACTGGTCCGTGACGCTGCGCCCGCGCGTGGGCTACACCGTCGATCGCACGCTGTTCTATCTCACGGGAGGCCTCGCCCTCACCGAGCTCAACCTGTCGTCGTCCTACGTGGATACGGCCGGCCAGAGCGAACGCACCGATTTCAGCAAGACCGCGGTTGGCTGGGTCGCCGGTGCGGGGATCGAGCATGCCTTTACGCGCAACTGGAGCGCCAAGGTCGAGTATCTCTACACTGACTTTGGAAAGCAGAAAGCGGCATCACCGCTGCTGACGGGCGCGGGAACGGCCAACGGCCTGGTCGCCCATGACGTGAATCTCAACACGAATACGGTTCGTGGCGGACTCAACTATCACTTCGGTGGTCCGTCGGTTGCCCGTTACTGA
- a CDS encoding LysR family transcriptional regulator, with translation MHKRYQPLNIPIEIVRTVVAISETGSLTKAAERLGLSQPAVSSQIKRIQGLVGGALFTKTSQGTSATQLGKLVLHQARRILEANDQMLRIGGAAHLPQPIRLGLSTLFVRQFLAEQRGGLLTDLVIHTDNSVGITKGLIDGYIDIAYIFENPEMTSEISHLIVNEVDEEFVWVRSKDFVLSPGAPIPLLTWPGDDLMIRTLTRHGLAYKIVFNSPDYHAKLAAVEAGIGIAAIPKRMIPAPLVWAQEYYLPALPPLKALLCARSNLESSQSTKLLKTMSERFFGTPQIVNL, from the coding sequence ATGCATAAGCGATATCAGCCGCTCAACATCCCCATTGAGATCGTTCGCACAGTCGTCGCCATCTCCGAGACCGGAAGCCTCACCAAAGCGGCTGAACGACTGGGCTTAAGCCAGCCTGCGGTCAGCTCGCAGATCAAACGCATTCAGGGCTTGGTCGGCGGGGCACTTTTTACAAAAACGTCTCAGGGCACAAGCGCCACGCAACTCGGCAAGCTCGTCCTGCATCAAGCCCGGCGCATCCTTGAAGCCAATGATCAGATGCTCCGGATCGGCGGTGCCGCGCATCTGCCGCAGCCGATCCGGTTGGGATTGAGCACCTTGTTCGTGCGGCAGTTTCTTGCTGAGCAACGCGGCGGGCTACTAACCGATCTCGTCATCCATACGGACAACTCGGTCGGTATTACCAAGGGCTTGATCGACGGTTATATCGACATCGCCTATATCTTTGAAAATCCGGAAATGACGAGCGAGATTTCGCATCTGATCGTCAACGAGGTTGATGAGGAATTCGTCTGGGTGCGGTCGAAGGATTTCGTGCTGAGTCCCGGCGCGCCGATCCCGTTGCTGACCTGGCCAGGCGACGACCTGATGATCCGCACGCTCACCCGCCACGGACTCGCGTACAAGATCGTGTTCAATAGTCCGGACTATCATGCCAAGCTCGCGGCCGTGGAGGCCGGGATCGGCATCGCCGCGATTCCGAAGCGGATGATCCCCGCCCCGCTGGTCTGGGCACAGGAATACTACCTGCCAGCTTTGCCACCGCTCAAGGCATTGCTCTGCGCGCGATCCAATCTGGAAAGTTCACAAAGCACCAAACTGCTGAAGACCATGTCAGAACGGTTCTTCGGGACGCCACAAATCGTCAATCTATAG
- the pxpB gene encoding 5-oxoprolinase subunit PxpB, whose protein sequence is MAAALSPPRILPSGDAAITVEFSRTIDDEANRRVLALDKLVATAALAAITETVPTYRSLLVHYDPLQIDFEALGTQLTELALKPLPDPKPARRWRIPVAYGGENGIDLEDVAKALNITPDEVVSRHVAGDYKVAMIGFTPGWSYLSGLPSDMQMGRRQNPRLLTPAGTISIGGIQTGVQCLAGPSGWHLLGRTPVRTYQLGRDPTFLLEPGDAITFAAIDEKTFAEQDRAAEAGEFVAELIPS, encoded by the coding sequence ATGGCCGCAGCTCTCTCCCCGCCCCGCATTCTGCCCTCCGGCGATGCTGCCATCACGGTCGAATTCAGCCGCACCATCGATGACGAGGCGAACCGTCGTGTGCTCGCGCTGGACAAGCTCGTCGCCACCGCGGCGCTTGCCGCGATCACCGAGACCGTGCCCACCTATCGCTCGCTGCTGGTGCATTACGATCCGCTGCAGATCGACTTCGAAGCGCTCGGCACGCAGCTGACCGAGCTTGCCCTCAAGCCGCTACCGGACCCCAAGCCCGCGAGGCGCTGGCGCATTCCCGTCGCCTATGGCGGCGAGAATGGCATCGATCTCGAAGACGTCGCCAAGGCGCTGAACATCACGCCCGATGAGGTCGTGTCGCGCCACGTGGCCGGTGACTACAAGGTCGCCATGATTGGCTTCACGCCGGGCTGGTCCTATCTCTCCGGCCTGCCGAGCGATATGCAGATGGGACGGAGACAGAATCCGCGGCTGCTGACGCCAGCCGGCACCATCTCCATCGGCGGCATCCAGACCGGCGTGCAGTGCCTCGCCGGCCCCAGCGGCTGGCACCTGCTCGGTCGCACGCCCGTGCGCACCTATCAGCTCGGCCGCGATCCCACCTTCCTGCTGGAGCCCGGCGATGCCATCACCTTCGCTGCTATCGACGAGAAGACATTTGCGGAGCAGGACCGTGCCGCCGAGGCCGGCGAATTCGTTGCCGAGTTGATCCCGTCATGA